Genomic window (Polaribacter batillariae):
TTCAATTAAATTTTTAAGTACACTTACTGTTTTCGCAATGGTTTTCTTTACAAATTGTCAAAAGAAAGAAACAAAAGAGAATACTGTAAAAGAGGAGATTAAAAAAGAAGAAGTTAAAAAAGCTCCTGCTGCAAAAGTTGCGGCTCCAGCCCCAAGTCCGTTTTCGACTTTAGAACAAAAAGTAGGTTTAACCGATGTTACTATAGAGTATTCTAGACCAAGCATGAGAGGACGTACCATTTTTGGAGATTTAGTACCTTATGGAAAAACGTGGAGAACAGGTGCCAACGTAAACACAAAAGTAACTTTTAGCACAAATGTTACTGTTAACGGAAAAAATGTAGAAAAAGGAACTTATGCATTATACACGGTACCAAACCAAAAAACTTGGGACATTATGCTGTATAAAGATGCAGACAACTGGGGAAATCCAAAAGAATGGGATGATGCCAAAGTAGTAGCAAGTATTACTGCAGACGTTGTAAAAATGCCAATGAAAATTGAAACTTTTACCATTACATTAGACGATTTAACAAACAATTCTGGAGTGATAGGAATTCTTTGGGAAGATGTGTATGTAGGCTTGCCTATTGAAGTTCCTACAGATGCTGCTGTGATGGCTTCTATCGACGAAGTAATGAAAGGTTCGCCA
Coding sequences:
- a CDS encoding DUF2911 domain-containing protein, which translates into the protein MKKISIKFLSTLTVFAMVFFTNCQKKETKENTVKEEIKKEEVKKAPAAKVAAPAPSPFSTLEQKVGLTDVTIEYSRPSMRGRTIFGDLVPYGKTWRTGANVNTKVTFSTNVTVNGKNVEKGTYALYTVPNQKTWDIMLYKDADNWGNPKEWDDAKVVASITADVVKMPMKIETFTITLDDLTNNSGVIGILWEDVYVGLPIEVPTDAAVMASIDEVMKGSPNARAYYDAAVYFKSEDKDISKAVTWIDKAVEMSKDDPKFWMLRQQSLIHAKAGKTATAIAAAKQSLELAKKAGNDSYVKMNENSLKEWGAK